The Bos indicus isolate NIAB-ARS_2022 breed Sahiwal x Tharparkar chromosome X, NIAB-ARS_B.indTharparkar_mat_pri_1.0, whole genome shotgun sequence genome has a window encoding:
- the LOC139181123 gene encoding EKC/KEOPS complex subunit LAGE3-like translates to MESDAHGGGASSPADEDPGAVEFATGTAQGSCSKPGGAGGQDDPRDPACPGYAVSRGVHGGARVLAGPRSPSAAGESGGAAGAIPQIPGPSHAPGPGEGTAPGAAVLSNRILQLSLSVPFSSHAEADLARHFLTTRTQLRGRIRKELYVNGRMMVLRLTAEDPGLLQNSIVFCLEQLSLVMRSLQDYGAPVSRHRRGV, encoded by the exons ATGGAGTCTGACGCGCACGGTGGAGGAGCCAGCAGTCCAGCAGATGAAGACCCAGGTGCCGTGGAATTTGCAACGGGCACAGCACAGGGCAGCTGCAGCAAGCCTGGTGGCGCTGGTGGCCAGGATGACCCTAGAGACCCAGCTTGCCCTGGTTACGCCGTGAGTCGTGGAGTTCATGGAGGCGCTCGTGTCCTGGCTGGTCCCAGAAGCCCCAGCGCTGCAGGAGAGTCAGGTGGCGCAGCCGGCGCCATTCCGCAGATCCCGGGGCCATCACACGCTCCAGGGCCTGGTGAAGGCACTGCACCTGGAGCTGCAGTTCTGAGTAACCGAATCCTCCAGTT AAGCCTCAGTGTGCCTTTCTCATCACACGCGGAAGCGGACCTTGCCCGCCACTTCCTGACTACACGTACTCAATTGCGAGGGCGGATTCGGAAGGAGCTCTACGTTAATGGCCGCATGATGGTTCT CCGATTGACTGCTGAAGACCCTGGCCTGCTCCAGAACTCCATCGTCTTCTGTCTGGAGCAGCTTTCCCTGGTGATGCGGTCCTTGCAGGACTATGGGGCCCCCGTTTCTCGGCACAGAAGAGGGGTTTAA
- the LOC139181104 gene encoding EKC/KEOPS complex subunit LAGE3-like, protein MESDTHSGGARGPADEDPGAVEFATGTAQGSCSEPGGAGGQDDPRDPACPDSSVSRGVHGGARVLAGPRSPSAAGESGGAAGAIPQIPGPSHAPGPGEGAAPGAAVLSNRILQLSLSVPFSSHAEADLARHFLTTRTQLRGRIRKELYVNGRMMVLRLTAEDPGLLQRSIGFCLEQLSLVIRSLQHYGAPVSRHRRGV, encoded by the exons ATGGAGTCCGACACGCACAGTGGAGGAGCCAGAGGGCCAGCAGATGAAGACCCAGGTGCCGTGGAATTTGCAACGGGCACAGCACAGGGCAGCTGCAGCGAGCCGGGTGGCGCTGGTGGCCAGGATGACCCTAGAGACCCAGCTTGCCCTGATTCCTCTGTGAGTCGTGGAGTTCATGGAGGCGCTCGTGTCCTGGCTGGTCCCAGAAGCCCCAGCGCTGCAGGAGAGTCAGGTGGCGCAGCCGGCGCCATTCCGCAGATCCCGGGGCCATCACACGCTCCAGGGCCTGGTGAAGGCGCTGCACCTGGAGCTGCAGTTCTGAGTAACCGAATCCTCCAGTT AAGCCTCAGTGTGCCTTTCTCATCACACGCGGAAGCGGACCTTGCCCGCCACTTCCTGACTACACGTACTCAATTGCGAGGGCGGATTCGGAAGGAGCTCTACGTTAATGGCCGCATGATGGTTCT CCGATTGACTGCTGAAGACCCTGGCCTGCTCCAGAGGTCCATCGGTTTCTGTCTGGAGCAGCTTTCCCTGGTGATACGGTCCTTGCAGCACTATGGGGCCCCCGTTTCTCGGCACAGAAGAGGGGTTTAA